The Palleronia sp. THAF1 genome contains the following window.
GTGAATACACCGTACCGAAGGACCCGCAGGCCTATGCGCGGCTTTTCGTACCCAAGGACAAATCGAAGGATTAACGCGATGAGCGCCGAAGAGCAGATCAAGAAGACCGTGACCGGCAACGATGTTGTGCTGTTTATGAAAGGCACCAAGTCCATGCCGCAGTGTGGCTTTTCCAGCCGCGTGGCAGGGGTGCTGAACTTTATGGGCGTGGATTATGCCGATGTGAACGTGCTTGAGGACGAGGACGTGCGTCAGGGCATCAAGGACTACTCCGACTGGCCCACGATCCCGCAGCTTTACGTGAAAGGCGAATTCGTCGGCGGCTGCGATATCATAACCGAGATGACGCTATCGGGCGAGTTGGACCAGATGTTCGAAAAAGAAGGCATCGCCTTCGACAAGGATGCCGCCAACAAGATCCGGGAAGCCAACGGCTGATCTAAGCCGCTTGCGACGCGGGCGTGTCGCACTGAGTTGAAGGAAGGGGACGCGATGATGCGTCCCCTTTTTACGTTCAGCCCGTGGCGTCTTTCTGCGCGCGGGATTCCGTCTCGTCCGCGAGCGCCTCGGCCCGGTCGGCGAACTGCGCGAGTTGATCCAGCACGGCGTTGGGGATCACGGGCACTTCGACTCGTTCGGTCTGCGCGGGCGCGCTGCGCAGATGAGCGATCGTGCGCTCCAGCTCTGCCACGCGGCTTTCGGCGACGCGCAGCTGTTCTTCGATCCCGGCAGTCTTGTCGGCCAGCATCAGGCCCGCCATCAACAGCATCCGCGTTTCTGGCATACGCCCGATCTGGGACAGAAGCGTCTGCGCCTCGGCGTCGATCAGGCTGGCGGCGGAGTGCAGGAAATGCTCCTCGCCGGGCTGGCAGGAAACTTCGTAAGAGCGTCCGCCGATGGTGATTTCTTCATCGGGCATCTAGCGTCCCCCTTCGTCGGTGGCGTCGCCGATCATGGCCACGATGGCTTCCAGTTCGGCCCGGTCAGAGGCGCGCATGGCATGGAGCGCCTCGATCTCTGTCGCCATTGCGGTGTTGATCAGATCGCTGTCACCCAAGCCTTCCTCATTGGCTGTGCGCAGCGCTTCGCAGGTGTCGCGCAAGGCCGTCAGCATGGCCTTTAGGCGCACGCGGTCGGCTTCGATTTCTGCCAGCTGATCCTGCGCGGTTTGCAGGTCGCTTTCGACTTCGGCGATGCGGGCATCCGCACGTTCCCGGCTGGTTTTCAGCCGTTCCTGAAGCTGCGCGGTCACTTCGCGTTCCGACGCAAGCTCTGCCTCCAGCTCGGCGGGATCGGGGCCTTCGGGTTGGGGCGGAACCTCTGGTTCGGTCTGCAGCGGGCCCAGATCGGACAGGCCGCGCCCGATCCGTGTCAAAGCCGCGTCCAGCCGATCCTGAAGCGTGTTGATGTCTTGCATGCGCTCGATCCGGTATCCTGCGGGCAGGGCAACATGATTCGCGCCCTTTGCGTCAGTAAATCGCAATCGGGCGCATAATTCAGCCCCTCGATTTACCAAGGGCCGTGCACGGCCTGCGTTGACCTTGGCCGGGGGGCTGGTATCACGCCTTCAACGCATGTTTTCCGAAGGATTTGCCCCATGGACATCGCCACCCTGCGCGAGCGCGACCCCGATCATTGGATGCGCTCTACCGCGATCCGCACCCTGACGCTGGACGCTGTGGCGGCCGCCAATTCGGGCCACTCCGGAATGCCCATGGGCATGGCCGATATCGCGACGGTCCTGTGGTCCAAGCACCTGAAGTTCGACGCCAGTGCCCCCAATTGGGCCGACCGGGATCGCTTCGTCGTGTCGAAC
Protein-coding sequences here:
- a CDS encoding cell division protein ZapA, with the protein product MPDEEITIGGRSYEVSCQPGEEHFLHSAASLIDAEAQTLLSQIGRMPETRMLLMAGLMLADKTAGIEEQLRVAESRVAELERTIAHLRSAPAQTERVEVPVIPNAVLDQLAQFADRAEALADETESRAQKDATG
- the grxD gene encoding Grx4 family monothiol glutaredoxin, with the protein product MSAEEQIKKTVTGNDVVLFMKGTKSMPQCGFSSRVAGVLNFMGVDYADVNVLEDEDVRQGIKDYSDWPTIPQLYVKGEFVGGCDIITEMTLSGELDQMFEKEGIAFDKDAANKIREANG